The Victivallaceae bacterium genome contains a region encoding:
- a CDS encoding MBL fold metallo-hydrolase: MKGSFIFSGTGNAEGIPVPFCSCPVCSVPSGKERLRSSGILTVNDKVFLMDIGPDIRRQLLTYRIDHIDTAFLTHVHYDHVGGLDDLRAYNLVKLLPVKLILSNFSYQKLMLTKPYLFLKNEGDSFSAMFDLNILDDVLIGDGNAEGVPFRYVTYRQGPFQVNGFRFGDFAYIVDMQQYNPIIKEALKGIRTLVLTVSAKERDPLSMHPSFEEACEFAEDINIERLVLTHIGHHTNIEERIRSSGNSDVTVAYDGMVVEIEF; the protein is encoded by the coding sequence ATGAAGGGTTCGTTTATTTTTTCGGGAACGGGAAATGCCGAAGGAATTCCCGTTCCTTTTTGTTCTTGTCCGGTTTGTTCGGTTCCTAGTGGGAAAGAAAGACTGAGATCTTCCGGAATTTTAACTGTCAATGATAAAGTGTTTTTGATGGACATAGGTCCGGATATCAGACGGCAATTGCTGACCTATCGTATTGATCATATCGATACCGCTTTTTTGACTCACGTGCATTATGATCATGTCGGCGGACTAGATGATTTACGGGCTTATAATCTTGTCAAACTTCTTCCGGTCAAACTTATTTTATCGAATTTTTCCTATCAAAAGTTAATGCTTACGAAACCCTACTTGTTTCTTAAAAACGAGGGAGATAGTTTTTCCGCAATGTTCGATCTCAATATATTGGATGATGTTTTGATAGGGGACGGAAATGCGGAAGGGGTGCCGTTTCGTTACGTGACCTATCGTCAAGGACCTTTTCAAGTTAACGGTTTCCGTTTCGGTGATTTTGCTTATATAGTTGATATGCAACAGTATAATCCAATAATAAAAGAGGCCTTAAAAGGTATTAGAACGCTTGTTTTAACGGTATCCGCAAAAGAAAGGGATCCGTTATCGATGCATCCGTCTTTTGAAGAGGCTTGTGAATTTGCCGAAGATATCAATATCGAAAGACTTGTATTGACGCACATCGGACATCATACGAATATTGAGGAACGGATACGGAGTTCCGGTAATTCCGATGTTACAGTCGCCTATGACGGTATGGTTGTTGAAATTGAATTTTGA
- a CDS encoding transporter substrate-binding domain-containing protein, with protein MGKRILFVCFFVMSFMTLSCFLSCVSSKQGIGQSVLTVGTNATYPPYEYVNEKGLVEGFDIDLAEAIGKKLNKQVVIKEFGFDCLILNVKKGKIDMAIAGMSITPERQKEVAMIPYQGDTMKELAVIFWKNVPNDNPSSLSQYPSIAVQVSTFQERFVTEAVAGSKNTNVKSFDSTVELVMEIKYGKSAVAVMEPTVARLMQEKFPDLKIVTIPIPEDQWTLGNGIVVAKNNVALIKAIEKALEELNLEGVIANLEKKWGLSVAV; from the coding sequence ATGGGAAAAAGAATTTTGTTCGTTTGTTTTTTTGTGATGTCTTTCATGACATTGTCATGTTTTCTATCATGTGTGTCTTCAAAACAAGGGATAGGACAATCCGTATTGACCGTAGGGACCAACGCTACCTATCCTCCGTATGAGTATGTGAATGAAAAAGGTCTCGTTGAAGGCTTCGATATCGATTTAGCCGAAGCCATAGGTAAAAAATTGAATAAACAGGTGGTTATTAAAGAGTTTGGTTTCGATTGTTTGATATTGAATGTCAAGAAGGGAAAAATCGATATGGCGATTGCGGGTATGTCTATTACTCCGGAGCGACAAAAAGAAGTAGCCATGATACCTTATCAAGGTGATACCATGAAAGAATTAGCCGTTATTTTTTGGAAAAATGTTCCGAATGACAATCCTTCGTCATTATCTCAATACCCTTCGATAGCTGTTCAGGTTTCCACTTTTCAGGAACGGTTCGTGACCGAAGCCGTAGCCGGATCTAAAAATACGAATGTTAAATCTTTTGATTCCACAGTGGAATTGGTCATGGAAATTAAATACGGTAAGTCTGCAGTGGCCGTTATGGAGCCGACCGTTGCTCGTTTAATGCAAGAGAAATTTCCCGATCTGAAAATCGTGACCATACCGATTCCTGAGGATCAATGGACGTTGGGTAACGGAATTGTCGTTGCTAAAAATAATGTCGCTTTAATTAAAGCAATTGAAAAAGCTCTCGAAGAATTGAATTTGGAAGGAGTTATAGCAAACTTAGAAAAGAAATGGGGGTTATCGGTTGCGGTTTAA
- the aroF gene encoding 3-deoxy-7-phosphoheptulonate synthase has protein sequence MLILEKSVRNFYPERLSRNLPLVVGEQRNPTIIQIGDVKIGHGFKTVIAGPCTLESLEHTLSLGRRLKRSGISIFRGSVFKNRTSPYSFQGHGFEALSWHKEVKKQFNLLIETEITDAKQIETVADCVDIIRVGARNMHNSVLLQELGKIKKPIILKRSFGATIEEWLSAAEYLMYHGNEEIILCERGIRTFEPSTRFSLDFCGLARVLEITHLPVIIDPSHAAGSSSLVLPLAKAALALGVHGLLIEVHDKPEAALCDGFQAITPDVLDLVISEIN, from the coding sequence ATGCTCATTCTCGAAAAATCCGTACGTAACTTTTATCCGGAACGGTTATCTCGCAACCTTCCTCTTGTCGTAGGAGAACAGCGAAATCCTACGATTATTCAAATCGGAGACGTTAAAATCGGGCACGGTTTTAAAACCGTCATAGCGGGACCTTGTACTCTGGAATCTCTTGAACATACCCTTTCTTTAGGTCGTCGTCTCAAAAGATCCGGAATTTCTATTTTTCGAGGATCCGTTTTTAAAAATCGAACTTCTCCCTATTCTTTTCAAGGTCATGGATTTGAGGCTCTATCTTGGCATAAAGAAGTCAAAAAACAATTTAACCTTCTCATAGAGACCGAAATCACCGACGCTAAGCAGATTGAGACCGTGGCGGATTGCGTCGACATCATTCGGGTCGGAGCCAGAAATATGCACAATTCCGTTCTATTACAAGAACTCGGGAAAATTAAGAAACCCATTATTTTAAAACGAAGCTTCGGAGCTACCATTGAAGAATGGCTTTCGGCCGCCGAATATTTAATGTATCACGGCAATGAAGAAATCATTCTGTGTGAAAGGGGCATTCGCACTTTTGAACCCTCTACCCGATTTTCTCTTGATTTCTGCGGATTAGCCAGAGTTCTTGAAATTACGCATCTTCCGGTTATCATTGACCCTTCACATGCCGCCGGTTCTTCTTCACTTGTGCTCCCTTTGGCAAAAGCAGCTCTTGCTCTAGGAGTTCACGGTCTTTTAATTGAAGTGCACGATAAACCGGAAGCTGCATTATGCGACGGCTTTCAAGCCATTACCCCCGATGTTTTAGATTTAGTTATTTCTGAAATAAATTAA
- a CDS encoding sodium:solute symporter family protein: protein MNIFLFLSCFIALQIGCCLVSRARACKNSSAGSNFGEDYFLSGRNLKFFPLTMTFVATQLGGGLLLGAADAAFQYGSSALLYPLGISVGFIILGCSPGKKLASSGMSTIPQIFKEVYGSPFLKRIASLLSISSLFMILTAQIVASDKFFSGLGLSGKWFLFLFWIVVLGYTTLGGFRAVVRTDILQAIFLIAAVIFCIGAVIVKNDFGVANVPVLSSSGIPYGKLWGWLFMPLIFMFIEQDMGQRCFAAVSPEVLKKSAITAGIITMSFSCFPILIGLVASQTSIFVSPGQSVLMIAVGALTNPAVAGVMACAVAVAIMSTADSLLSSVCSLINEEFIRETSSSKKIWLIITPFIAVAAVLTAYCFDDIVEVLILSYGLSVTALGVPILAALFFPKKYSSASAFGGVIVGGITFIALKLFPCTYLPSEVTALLFSLFGFIVFGFFSGKRMLSDAR, encoded by the coding sequence ATGAATATTTTCTTGTTTTTGTCTTGTTTTATTGCGTTACAGATCGGCTGCTGTTTAGTGAGTCGGGCTCGTGCTTGTAAAAATTCTTCCGCCGGATCAAATTTCGGAGAGGATTATTTTTTATCCGGAAGAAATTTAAAGTTTTTCCCCTTGACCATGACTTTCGTCGCAACTCAACTCGGAGGAGGGCTTCTCCTGGGAGCGGCCGATGCGGCTTTTCAATACGGGAGTTCAGCCTTACTGTATCCTCTCGGAATTTCCGTCGGATTTATTATTCTCGGATGCAGTCCCGGTAAAAAACTGGCATCCTCGGGTATGTCGACGATACCGCAGATTTTTAAGGAAGTGTATGGGTCGCCGTTTCTCAAACGTATTGCTTCTTTGTTATCTATTTCGTCTTTATTCATGATTCTGACAGCCCAGATTGTGGCTTCGGACAAATTTTTTTCTGGACTGGGTTTATCGGGAAAATGGTTTCTATTCTTATTTTGGATTGTAGTTTTAGGTTATACTACTTTAGGAGGATTTCGAGCCGTTGTCAGAACGGACATATTACAAGCAATATTTTTGATTGCAGCCGTTATTTTTTGTATAGGGGCCGTTATCGTTAAAAATGATTTCGGAGTGGCGAATGTCCCTGTTCTTTCTTCTTCAGGAATTCCTTACGGAAAATTATGGGGTTGGTTATTTATGCCGCTTATTTTTATGTTTATCGAGCAAGATATGGGTCAGCGTTGTTTTGCTGCCGTTTCTCCTGAGGTTTTGAAAAAATCGGCTATTACGGCCGGAATAATCACTATGAGTTTCAGTTGCTTTCCGATACTCATCGGACTCGTTGCTTCTCAAACTTCTATATTTGTGTCTCCGGGACAGAGTGTTTTAATGATTGCCGTCGGAGCTTTGACCAATCCTGCAGTCGCCGGAGTTATGGCTTGCGCCGTTGCCGTGGCTATTATGTCTACGGCTGATTCGTTGTTAAGTTCCGTTTGTTCTTTGATTAATGAGGAGTTTATTCGTGAAACATCTTCTTCCAAGAAAATATGGTTGATTATTACTCCATTTATTGCCGTTGCCGCAGTATTAACTGCTTATTGTTTCGATGATATCGTAGAGGTTTTGATTTTGAGTTATGGCTTATCAGTGACGGCTTTAGGTGTTCCGATTTTAGCCGCTCTATTTTTTCCTAAGAAATATTCATCCGCTTCCGCGTTCGGAGGTGTTATTGTCGGAGGAATTACTTTTATTGCTCTTAAATTGTTTCCGTGTACTTATCTTCCTTCAGAGGTAACGGCCTTACTGTTCTCTTTATTCGGTTTTATCGTTTTTGGTTTTTTTTCAGGAAAACGTATGCTATCGGACGCGCGTTAA
- a CDS encoding HEAT repeat domain-containing protein has translation MSGLYFFIFILGLALFKIEANVGRIEDYLLIGDFSAAAREAACFEKEKEVSTGDISVILRAYALAGHEEEWFALFDKISSGSNDDLPFFRTCLEDFCWGILRRGFSDSSNTVRTISVLASGMAGDVRAGRFLKQMLEDDSDLVRYLSVNTVAHYPNTDLKRKLLQVIRSDPASFVRIGAYAVTAQLNLSEAVPDLIRVLNDKTVIENEKRAALKALAVLEGDLGLTSVHHLLSLRDSGLLSCGIINLKRPDDSEDRLLNLLACETEDVKIEVLRTAMLMGKTFLLNSPKLLEEVRTIAVGSHCPRSIISSAALLTLADDREGYALLEKYLVSDNPIHSGMAAGFIPCLGKKGLGLASLHLSRIKDLRTKVDLALSLLLFRTEVESAGNVIKEFLSLHKHNLRTFGSENIFFPDDEGMSRPGDYNNFLGFKFINLLMVCRYSNTHEVFAEFLSVRNPGGFGLFSRIFWEDEESLDFKDFLEKICDHPSYAVRLEGVLSSLSLKDNEAVFKKSIELYRKGGWQEKIAVLEALAVYGGKRSVPFLLSCCKESMPSVKTAAAGALFMVLKK, from the coding sequence ATGAGTGGATTATATTTTTTTATTTTCATTTTGGGATTAGCATTATTTAAAATCGAAGCTAATGTAGGTAGGATCGAAGATTATTTATTGATCGGAGACTTTTCTGCTGCGGCACGGGAGGCCGCGTGCTTTGAAAAAGAAAAAGAGGTGTCTACAGGAGATATATCGGTTATTTTAAGGGCTTACGCCTTAGCGGGTCATGAGGAGGAATGGTTTGCTTTGTTTGATAAAATTTCTTCCGGATCGAATGATGATTTGCCTTTTTTCAGAACTTGCTTGGAAGATTTTTGTTGGGGGATTTTAAGACGGGGTTTTTCCGATTCGTCAAATACGGTTCGAACCATTAGCGTATTGGCTTCCGGGATGGCGGGTGATGTGCGAGCCGGTCGTTTTCTTAAACAAATGTTGGAAGACGATTCGGATTTAGTGAGATATCTTAGCGTAAATACCGTAGCTCATTACCCGAATACCGATTTGAAGAGAAAACTGCTTCAAGTGATTCGTTCGGACCCTGCTTCATTTGTAAGAATCGGAGCTTATGCTGTCACGGCGCAGTTAAATCTCTCGGAAGCCGTTCCCGATCTCATTCGGGTTTTGAATGATAAAACCGTTATAGAAAATGAGAAGAGAGCGGCTTTGAAGGCTCTTGCCGTTTTGGAAGGCGATCTGGGATTGACGTCCGTTCATCATTTGCTTTCTTTGAGAGATTCCGGTTTGCTGTCCTGTGGGATCATCAATTTAAAACGCCCCGACGATTCCGAAGATCGTTTATTGAATTTATTAGCTTGCGAAACGGAAGACGTAAAAATCGAAGTTTTACGAACGGCTATGTTGATGGGAAAAACTTTTTTGTTGAATTCTCCCAAACTGCTTGAAGAAGTTCGTACAATTGCCGTCGGCTCTCATTGTCCCCGGTCCATTATTTCGTCAGCGGCTCTTTTAACTCTTGCCGATGATCGGGAAGGATATGCATTGCTTGAAAAATATCTTGTTTCCGATAATCCGATTCACTCCGGGATGGCGGCGGGATTTATTCCTTGTCTGGGTAAAAAAGGACTTGGTTTAGCTTCTCTTCATTTATCCCGAATTAAGGATCTCAGGACTAAAGTTGATTTGGCTCTCTCTTTATTATTATTTCGAACAGAAGTGGAATCTGCGGGAAATGTCATTAAAGAATTTTTGTCTTTGCACAAACATAATTTAAGAACGTTCGGATCCGAAAACATTTTTTTTCCCGATGATGAAGGCATGTCTCGTCCGGGTGATTACAATAATTTCTTAGGGTTTAAGTTTATCAATTTATTAATGGTGTGTCGTTATTCGAACACACACGAAGTTTTTGCCGAATTTTTATCGGTAAGAAATCCCGGAGGGTTCGGTTTATTTTCCAGAATCTTTTGGGAAGACGAAGAATCTTTGGATTTCAAGGATTTTTTGGAAAAGATATGTGATCATCCTTCATATGCGGTTCGTTTGGAGGGTGTATTGTCTTCATTATCATTGAAGGATAATGAAGCCGTTTTTAAAAAGTCTATAGAGCTCTATCGAAAAGGAGGTTGGCAAGAAAAAATAGCTGTTCTTGAAGCTTTAGCCGTTTACGGCGGTAAACGGTCCGTACCGTTTCTTTTGAGTTGTTGTAAAGAATCCATGCCTTCCGTAAAAACCGCGGCGGCCGGTGCTCTTTTTATGGTTTTAAAGAAATAA
- a CDS encoding histidine triad nucleotide-binding protein — protein sequence MVTIFEEIIKGNIPCNKVFEDDRFIVIEDKFPQAPVHLLIIPKKHFERLHNLSFEDTSLISEAVRIAQHLADSLGISDGYRIVINNGPGAGQTVFHLHIHLLGGEKMGHDFA from the coding sequence ATGGTGACGATCTTTGAAGAGATTATTAAAGGAAACATACCTTGTAATAAAGTTTTTGAGGACGATAGGTTTATCGTTATAGAAGATAAATTTCCGCAGGCTCCGGTTCATTTACTGATCATTCCGAAAAAACATTTCGAACGTCTTCACAATTTAAGTTTCGAGGATACGTCATTAATTTCCGAAGCCGTTCGGATAGCACAGCATTTAGCGGATTCCTTGGGCATATCCGACGGGTATAGAATCGTAATTAATAATGGCCCGGGAGCGGGACAAACCGTTTTTCACTTACATATTCATTTGCTGGGAGGAGAAAAGATGGGTCATGATTTTGCTTAG
- a CDS encoding MYG1 family protein — protein MIRKKSIGIHDGSFHADEVTACALLLLYDLIDEDKIIRTRDPLILSECEYVCDVGGVYDVGIKRFDHHQSDYKGEASSAGMILDYLKMKGYLSAEEHVFLNSILIHGIDEQDNGRVFSADGYCSFSDIIKIYNFCDEDNPSMTAFYTALHFTLDLLKRLRDKFAYMTSCKRKIQEVMNQSSIYLTFDNPLPWLDNFFSLGGDKHPALFVIFPSGGQWILRGIPPNKDRKMDVRVPFPKSWAGLLGNDLKKVCGIDGAVFCHKGRFISVWRSFKDCLQALKSTLKSNGIDYGDDL, from the coding sequence ATGATTCGTAAAAAGAGTATTGGAATTCATGACGGTTCTTTTCATGCCGATGAGGTAACGGCATGTGCGTTATTGTTACTCTACGATCTCATCGATGAAGACAAGATCATACGTACCAGAGATCCTCTGATTTTATCCGAATGCGAATATGTATGCGATGTCGGAGGAGTGTATGATGTCGGGATCAAACGTTTCGACCATCATCAGTCCGATTATAAAGGAGAGGCAAGTAGCGCCGGAATGATCTTGGATTATTTGAAAATGAAAGGTTATTTATCTGCCGAGGAACATGTTTTTCTGAATTCAATTCTGATTCACGGAATCGACGAACAGGATAACGGAAGGGTGTTCTCTGCCGACGGCTATTGTTCTTTTTCGGACATCATTAAGATTTACAATTTCTGTGATGAAGATAATCCATCCATGACCGCTTTTTATACGGCCTTACATTTTACATTGGATCTTTTAAAGCGACTTCGCGATAAATTCGCATACATGACTTCTTGTAAACGAAAGATTCAGGAAGTCATGAACCAATCTTCGATTTACTTGACTTTCGACAATCCTCTGCCTTGGCTGGACAATTTTTTTTCCTTGGGAGGGGATAAACATCCTGCTCTTTTCGTCATTTTCCCTTCCGGTGGACAATGGATTTTAAGAGGCATACCTCCGAATAAAGATAGAAAAATGGATGTTCGTGTACCTTTTCCTAAAAGTTGGGCGGGTCTTTTAGGTAATGATTTAAAAAAGGTTTGTGGTATAGACGGAGCCGTTTTTTGTCATAAAGGACGTTTTATTTCGGTATGGCGTTCTTTTAAGGATTGTTTACAGGCATTGAAATCAACACTCAAAAGTAATGGGATAGATTATGGTGACGATCTTTGA
- a CDS encoding DUF1207 domain-containing protein: MFYLRRCLFICLSVLIGVSRLTDLEATGDFIDFCFECIKEEDDFVRVDHIPDRVSCNEDDTYLTGYVQSLLDMHYCDFRTIVVVLEKKAYLFNLPKDTRSSLDVVNFVRELPFISEVICEISSYENFIKTQPDFVKTRPDLKSPESMCTCQQSFKPSFPFCCCKKGIWFPQNTVLFAPLVADPHQVTNGACLRFDDEAIGNHVGATFFGGDFIFLRVMNVGHWKGDMDFGIQAGIFSVFDLDHPEGCLVNSDFFVSFLSSYAINKWSWRFRLWHLSSHLGDEFIVANPGFPRLNPSDEGVDAFVSYRINRCLRLYGGLGYIFSRDRTFPEQPFYFELGSELRPFGLRDKEKNLYAQPIFAMHLRFWEEQNFVSDQTYILGMEWGRFMDVGRMIRAFFEYHHGFSKEGQFIRDRSSYYGFKVTYGF, translated from the coding sequence ATGTTTTATTTGAGAAGGTGTCTTTTCATTTGTCTTTCGGTTTTGATCGGGGTAAGTCGTCTTACCGATCTCGAAGCTACGGGAGATTTTATTGATTTTTGTTTTGAATGCATCAAGGAAGAAGACGATTTCGTGCGCGTAGATCATATTCCGGATAGAGTATCTTGCAATGAAGACGATACCTATCTTACGGGATATGTACAATCGTTGCTTGATATGCATTATTGCGATTTCAGAACAATCGTCGTCGTCTTGGAAAAGAAAGCCTATTTATTCAATCTTCCGAAAGATACGCGTTCGTCTCTGGACGTCGTGAATTTTGTTAGGGAGTTACCTTTTATTTCCGAAGTGATTTGCGAAATAAGTTCTTATGAAAATTTTATTAAAACACAACCCGATTTTGTTAAAACGAGACCCGATTTGAAATCACCCGAATCGATGTGCACTTGTCAACAATCCTTTAAACCTTCTTTTCCTTTCTGTTGTTGTAAAAAAGGCATTTGGTTTCCTCAAAATACCGTATTATTCGCGCCTTTGGTTGCCGACCCTCACCAGGTAACCAACGGTGCTTGTTTGAGATTTGATGATGAGGCAATCGGAAATCATGTCGGGGCTACTTTCTTCGGAGGGGATTTTATTTTTCTCAGAGTCATGAATGTCGGTCATTGGAAAGGTGATATGGATTTCGGAATCCAAGCCGGTATTTTTTCCGTATTTGATTTGGACCATCCGGAAGGTTGTTTGGTCAATTCGGATTTTTTTGTTTCTTTTCTCAGCAGTTATGCAATCAATAAATGGAGCTGGCGTTTTCGTTTATGGCATCTGTCTTCTCATTTGGGAGATGAATTTATTGTAGCGAATCCCGGGTTCCCTCGTTTAAATCCAAGCGATGAAGGGGTTGATGCTTTCGTGTCTTATCGCATAAACCGCTGTTTGAGATTGTATGGTGGATTAGGGTATATTTTCAGTAGAGACCGGACTTTTCCCGAACAACCCTTTTATTTCGAACTTGGCTCTGAATTGCGTCCTTTCGGTTTGCGTGATAAAGAGAAAAATCTTTATGCTCAACCTATTTTTGCCATGCATCTGAGATTTTGGGAAGAGCAGAATTTCGTTTCGGATCAAACATATATTTTGGGTATGGAGTGGGGACGTTTTATGGATGTGGGACGTATGATCAGAGCTTTTTTCGAGTATCATCACGGATTTTCGAAAGAAGGTCAATTCATTAGAGACCGATCGAGTTATTATGGGTTTAAGGTGACTTACGGTTTTTAA
- a CDS encoding ABC transporter substrate binding protein has translation MNKIKRILNLFFIFGLGAICIMILLASSERFKREKPVSIGIFLSFSHPAFEECSQSFQKALHTNNENIRFVILNADYSVSKARQFARRLYQDTSVRGIFTIGALSTKVMSQMEEKKPLVFSGVHDAEALAFYKRNTNIHGIEDRLDVDQIFFAVKSLNASPKSVVYLQAAGETFSHILIRDIKKKFLSSGIELFEEILSQGNIKMRVKQILDRNPSIIFLPLDPLVRKNISFITEEAFKAGVPLVTGDFSLVDQGVCAVCNVDYKKAGAQAALMMDLLLKGECSSDEIKKISLEPLPQFITFNDDRIKELGLTLNKADKQKIRSVSFRNEKSNQTTIS, from the coding sequence ATGAATAAAATTAAGAGAATTCTCAATCTTTTCTTTATTTTCGGATTAGGTGCGATTTGTATTATGATCCTGCTTGCTTCTTCCGAAAGATTCAAAAGGGAAAAACCTGTATCGATCGGAATTTTTCTTTCGTTTTCACATCCTGCTTTCGAAGAATGCAGTCAAAGTTTTCAAAAGGCATTGCATACGAATAATGAAAATATTCGCTTCGTTATTCTGAATGCGGATTATTCCGTATCCAAGGCGAGACAATTCGCGCGTCGTTTGTATCAGGATACCTCCGTACGGGGAATTTTTACTATAGGTGCTTTATCGACTAAGGTGATGTCTCAGATGGAAGAAAAAAAACCTCTGGTTTTTTCCGGTGTGCATGATGCGGAGGCTCTTGCTTTTTATAAAAGAAATACGAATATCCATGGGATCGAAGATCGTCTTGACGTTGATCAAATATTTTTTGCCGTCAAATCTCTTAATGCTTCACCGAAATCGGTAGTTTATCTGCAGGCAGCCGGAGAAACATTTTCTCATATTTTGATAAGAGATATTAAAAAGAAATTTCTGTCTTCCGGGATCGAACTTTTTGAAGAGATCCTGTCCCAAGGAAATATTAAAATGAGAGTCAAACAAATCTTGGATAGAAATCCTTCCATTATTTTCTTGCCGCTCGATCCTTTGGTAAGAAAGAATATTTCTTTCATCACCGAAGAAGCTTTTAAAGCTGGGGTTCCTTTAGTAACCGGAGATTTTTCTTTAGTGGATCAAGGAGTCTGTGCCGTTTGTAACGTCGATTATAAAAAAGCAGGAGCACAGGCTGCATTGATGATGGATTTATTATTGAAAGGCGAATGCTCTTCGGATGAGATTAAGAAAATTTCTTTGGAACCGCTTCCTCAATTCATTACCTTCAATGACGACCGTATTAAAGAATTGGGATTGACTTTGAATAAAGCTGATAAACAGAAGATTCGGTCCGTTTCTTTCAGAAATGAAAAATCCAATCAAACGACAATTTCTTAA
- a CDS encoding LL-diaminopimelate aminotransferase yields the protein MRRNSYFDKLSTDYFFRRISTSLRFFKKNNPDISIIDLSIGNPKEFPTSFVIDSICEHVRDRSASAAIIGYGPEEGHDFLRRKIADYIYTGSVGHQDIFVSDGAKCDIARMQLLFGPGRTIVLSDPCYPVYRDIALIGGSNIITLPCLKENNFIPEIEELTGSDYIFYICSPNNPIGNVWDYENLRKTVDFAVRTHSFIIFDAVYSQFIDSPDLPTSIYRIEGAERVAIELNSFSKNAGFAGIRLGWSVVPSTLRYRTGESVRDDWIRLLGSGFNGASVISQIGGSAYFDEDKTVRTAAVKMYRENARILKKAFESIGYNVFGGDHAPYLWIEYRDSHDIFDYFLKEYGITVTPGEGFGVMGRGFFRVSAFVSRKEVETVVSRLTESALMSC from the coding sequence GAGAAGAAATTCATATTTCGATAAGTTGTCGACCGATTATTTTTTCAGGAGAATATCTACATCTCTTCGATTTTTTAAAAAGAATAATCCCGACATTTCGATAATCGATCTTTCGATAGGAAATCCTAAGGAATTTCCGACTTCTTTTGTCATCGATTCCATATGCGAACATGTTAGGGATCGAAGTGCTTCCGCCGCCATAATCGGTTACGGACCCGAAGAAGGACATGATTTTTTAAGAAGAAAAATTGCCGATTACATTTATACCGGGTCGGTAGGTCATCAGGATATTTTCGTGTCTGACGGAGCTAAATGTGATATTGCCAGAATGCAATTGTTGTTCGGTCCCGGAAGAACCATTGTTTTATCGGATCCCTGTTATCCGGTTTATCGGGATATCGCTCTTATAGGGGGGTCCAATATCATAACCTTACCCTGTTTGAAAGAAAATAATTTTATACCGGAGATTGAAGAGCTAACCGGTTCCGATTACATTTTTTATATTTGCTCCCCGAATAATCCTATAGGCAATGTTTGGGATTATGAAAATTTACGTAAGACGGTCGATTTTGCCGTTCGTACGCATTCCTTTATTATTTTCGATGCTGTTTATTCGCAATTTATTGATTCTCCAGATCTTCCGACATCCATTTACCGAATAGAAGGAGCCGAACGGGTGGCTATTGAGCTTAATTCGTTTTCGAAAAATGCCGGATTTGCGGGCATCCGTTTAGGTTGGTCTGTTGTTCCTTCGACATTGCGATACCGTACCGGAGAATCGGTAAGAGACGATTGGATTCGATTGCTCGGTTCGGGTTTTAACGGTGCTTCCGTAATTTCGCAGATCGGAGGCAGTGCTTATTTCGATGAGGATAAGACCGTTCGTACTGCAGCCGTAAAAATGTATCGGGAGAATGCAAGGATTTTGAAAAAAGCGTTTGAATCAATAGGTTATAATGTATTCGGAGGAGATCACGCTCCTTATTTATGGATAGAATATCGTGATTCTCATGACATTTTCGATTATTTTCTGAAAGAATACGGAATTACCGTTACTCCGGGAGAAGGCTTTGGTGTGATGGGACGAGGGTTTTTTAGAGTCTCCGCTTTCGTTTCTCGAAAGGAAGTTGAAACGGTTGTTTCGAGACTTACGGAATCTGCTCTTATGAGTTGTTAG